One part of the Aliivibrio fischeri ATCC 7744 = JCM 18803 = DSM 507 genome encodes these proteins:
- the cysI gene encoding assimilatory sulfite reductase (NADPH) hemoprotein subunit: MSELIDVKTILSGTELGPLADNERLKRESKHLRGTIVEDLQDRITGGFTKDNFQLIRFHGMYQQDDRDIRAERAKQKLEPLHNVMLRARMPGGIITPKQWLAIDKFAEEHTSYGSLRLTTRQTFQFHGVLKPNIKLMHQTLHSIGIDSIATAGDVNRNVLCTTNPVESELHQEAYEWAKKISEHLLPKTRAYAEIWLDGEKLETTDEEPILGSNYLPRKFKTTVVIPPQNDVDVHANDLNFIAIADNGKLVGFNVLVGGGLAMTHGDTATYPRKADDFGFVPLKKTLEVAAAVVTTQRDWGNRSNRKNAKTKYTLDRVGSDVFKAEVEKRAGVQFEESRPYELTERGDRIGWVEGIDGKHHLALFIENGRLLDYPGKPLKTGVAEIAKVHQGDFRMTANQNLIVAGVPSEQKDHIEQIARAHGLIDDTHSEQRKNSMACVAFPTCPLAMAEAERFLPEFVTEIESVLKKHNLPEEDNIIFRVTGCPNGCGRAMLAEIGLVGKAPGRYNFHLGGNRSGTRVPKMYKENITDRQILTEIDQLVGRWATERNENEGFGDFTIRAGIVDEVKVSKRDFHA; encoded by the coding sequence ATGAGCGAATTAATTGACGTTAAAACGATTTTATCAGGGACAGAGCTTGGTCCACTTGCTGATAACGAGCGATTAAAGCGTGAAAGTAAGCATTTACGTGGCACGATCGTAGAAGATCTGCAAGATCGAATTACTGGTGGATTTACCAAAGATAATTTTCAGCTGATCCGCTTTCATGGCATGTATCAACAAGATGATCGTGATATTCGTGCTGAGCGTGCGAAACAAAAATTAGAACCCTTGCATAATGTCATGCTACGAGCTCGTATGCCTGGCGGCATTATTACACCAAAACAGTGGTTGGCGATTGATAAATTTGCTGAAGAACATACCTCTTATGGCAGTTTGCGCTTAACGACACGTCAAACCTTCCAGTTTCATGGTGTGTTAAAACCAAATATTAAATTAATGCATCAAACATTACACAGTATTGGTATAGATTCGATTGCGACAGCAGGGGATGTGAACCGAAATGTGTTGTGTACGACTAACCCTGTTGAATCTGAACTTCATCAAGAAGCGTATGAATGGGCGAAAAAAATCAGTGAGCATTTATTACCAAAAACACGTGCCTACGCTGAAATTTGGTTAGATGGTGAAAAGCTAGAAACCACGGATGAAGAACCGATTTTAGGTAGTAATTATCTGCCTCGTAAATTTAAAACCACCGTTGTTATTCCTCCGCAAAATGATGTGGACGTGCATGCGAATGATTTGAACTTCATTGCCATTGCAGATAATGGAAAACTGGTTGGCTTTAATGTGCTTGTGGGTGGTGGCCTTGCAATGACGCATGGCGATACAGCAACTTACCCACGTAAAGCAGATGATTTTGGATTTGTACCATTAAAGAAAACGTTAGAAGTAGCTGCTGCAGTGGTTACGACTCAACGTGACTGGGGTAACCGTTCAAATCGTAAAAATGCAAAAACCAAATACACATTAGATCGTGTGGGTTCTGATGTATTTAAAGCGGAAGTTGAAAAACGAGCTGGCGTTCAATTTGAAGAAAGTCGTCCCTATGAGTTAACGGAACGCGGTGATCGAATCGGTTGGGTTGAAGGGATTGATGGTAAGCATCACTTAGCATTATTTATTGAAAATGGGCGTTTATTAGATTATCCGGGAAAACCACTAAAAACAGGTGTGGCTGAAATTGCTAAGGTTCACCAAGGTGATTTTAGAATGACAGCAAACCAAAACTTGATTGTTGCTGGTGTCCCTTCTGAGCAAAAAGATCATATAGAGCAAATTGCTCGTGCGCATGGTTTGATTGATGATACTCATTCAGAGCAGCGTAAAAATTCAATGGCTTGTGTGGCGTTTCCTACGTGTCCATTAGCCATGGCGGAAGCCGAGCGTTTCTTACCTGAATTTGTGACTGAAATTGAAAGTGTATTGAAAAAACACAATCTGCCAGAAGAAGACAACATTATTTTCCGAGTTACTGGTTGTCCAAATGGTTGTGGCCGAGCGATGTTGGCTGAAATTGGTCTTGTTGGTAAAGCGCCAGGGCGTTATAACTTCCATCTTGGTGGTAATCGTAGTGGAACTCGAGTTCCTAAAATGTATAAGGAAAACATCACTGACCGTCAAATCCTTACTGAAATTGATCAACTTGTTGGTCGTTGGGCGACCGAACGTAATGAAAATGAAGGGTTTGGTGACTTTACGATCCGTGCCGGTATCGTAGATGAAGTGAAAGTATCAAAGAGGGATTTTCATGCCTAA
- a CDS encoding phosphoadenylyl-sulfate reductase: MPKLQLSELLSLTKVEQTLRLVEVNVELEKLTAQERVVWALENLEGNPALSSSFGIQAAVMLQLVTEIKSDTPIILTDTGYLFPETYQFIDQLTDRLNLNLHVFTADESPNWQEARYGKLWEQGVEGIEKYNKLNKVQPMRRALDQLEVGIWFSGLRREQSGSRANLPILSIQNGVFKFLPVLDWTNKEVHYFLKEYDLPYHPLWDQGYLSVGDTHTTQKWEPGMSEEETRFFGLKRECGLHEDDGELGGSGI, translated from the coding sequence ATGCCTAAATTGCAATTATCAGAGCTGTTATCATTAACCAAGGTTGAGCAAACATTACGTTTAGTTGAGGTTAATGTTGAGCTTGAGAAACTAACAGCCCAAGAGCGTGTTGTTTGGGCGTTAGAAAACTTAGAAGGTAACCCTGCGTTGTCATCCAGTTTTGGTATTCAAGCTGCGGTGATGTTGCAATTAGTTACTGAAATAAAATCAGATACGCCCATTATTTTGACTGATACCGGGTATCTATTTCCTGAAACTTATCAATTTATCGATCAATTAACGGATCGATTGAATTTAAATCTTCATGTATTTACTGCGGATGAGAGCCCAAATTGGCAAGAAGCCCGTTATGGAAAGTTATGGGAGCAAGGTGTAGAAGGCATTGAGAAATATAATAAACTCAATAAAGTTCAGCCTATGCGCCGTGCTCTGGACCAACTTGAAGTCGGGATTTGGTTTTCAGGGTTGCGCCGAGAGCAATCGGGTTCACGAGCAAATTTACCTATTTTAAGTATTCAAAATGGTGTTTTTAAATTTCTTCCTGTCTTAGATTGGACAAACAAAGAAGTACATTATTTTTTGAAAGAGTACGACTTGCCTTATCACCCATTATGGGATCAAGGATATTTATCCGTAGGTGATACGCATACAACTCAAAAATGGGAACCGGGAATGAGTGAAGAAGAAACTCGATTCTTTGGCTTAAAGCGAGAGTGTGGTTTACATGAAGATGACGGTGAACTTGGTGGTTCTGGAATTTAA
- a CDS encoding DUF2780 domain-containing protein, translating to MKKTLILSTLALSLTAAAPANAFLSNLFGGSDDAKTEETTASNPLVGMLTENLDISADQAAGGAGALLAMAGNGLSDSESSELNSMIPGLESLTSAIPGGLGSMISNMDSVKAAFSALGLDPALISQFTPVITEYLSSQNASSGLLDSLTALWK from the coding sequence ATGAAAAAAACGCTAATCTTATCAACGCTTGCACTTTCACTCACCGCAGCTGCACCAGCTAATGCTTTTCTTTCTAACCTTTTCGGTGGCAGTGACGATGCCAAAACAGAAGAGACAACCGCTTCTAACCCATTAGTTGGAATGTTAACTGAAAACCTTGATATCTCAGCTGATCAAGCTGCTGGCGGCGCTGGCGCTCTATTAGCGATGGCAGGTAATGGCCTATCGGATTCTGAAAGCTCTGAATTAAATAGTATGATCCCTGGTCTTGAATCTCTAACAAGCGCAATTCCAGGTGGATTAGGTAGTATGATTTCAAATATGGACAGTGTAAAAGCAGCTTTTTCAGCTCTTGGATTAGACCCAGCTTTAATCTCGCAATTTACACCTGTAATTACTGAATACTTAAGCTCTCAAAATGCAAGTTCTGGTTTACTAGATTCATTAACGGCGCTTTGGAAGTAA
- a CDS encoding FKBP-type peptidyl-prolyl cis-trans isomerase, which produces MSEVKLETVEQRASYGIGLQMGQQLAQSGLEGLNVAAIAKGIATSLTGDMPEIEVDAINEALQALHMRAEEARAEASKAAAAEGEAFLADNALRPEVTVLESGLQYEVLTEGTGEIPTSDKTVRVHYHGMLTNGAVFDSSVERGQPAEFPVTGVIAGWVEALQLMPVGSKWKLSIPQNLAYGERGAGAAIPPYAALVFEVELLDIL; this is translated from the coding sequence ATGTCTGAAGTAAAATTAGAAACAGTAGAACAAAGAGCAAGCTACGGCATTGGTCTTCAAATGGGCCAACAACTAGCACAATCAGGTCTTGAAGGCCTAAACGTTGCTGCTATCGCTAAAGGTATCGCTACTTCACTAACTGGCGACATGCCAGAAATCGAAGTTGACGCTATCAACGAAGCTCTTCAAGCACTTCACATGCGCGCTGAAGAAGCTCGTGCAGAAGCATCTAAAGCTGCTGCTGCTGAAGGCGAAGCTTTCCTAGCTGATAACGCACTTCGTCCAGAAGTAACTGTACTTGAGTCTGGTCTTCAATATGAAGTACTAACTGAAGGTACTGGTGAAATTCCAACTTCTGATAAAACAGTACGTGTTCACTACCACGGTATGCTAACTAACGGTGCTGTATTCGATAGCTCTGTAGAACGTGGCCAACCTGCTGAATTCCCAGTTACTGGCGTTATCGCTGGTTGGGTTGAAGCTCTTCAACTAATGCCTGTAGGTTCTAAGTGGAAACTTTCTATTCCACAAAACCTAGCATACGGTGAGCGTGGCGCTGGTGCTGCAATCCCTCCATATGCTGCTCTAGTATTTGAAGTTGAACTACTAGATATCCTTTAA
- a CDS encoding LysM-like peptidoglycan-binding domain-containing protein, translating into MNKKKKMNVKRPDFSEQLANLKEKCGPLIEKVAPYWQRLPQFHQKALRILVPVTFVLILLPSGAEEEVESIQPTVIPAPEMQRQSVSLNLEGLSEQEASSNRNQRETTINREEKVPTQTASIEKETMAVEAKWHDYQIQEGDTLYQVFRKNNLPLTELNKVVKIEGADKPLSNIKKGQLFRFKLNQQGDLDIVQIERDGQAIMYFRMSDGSFGRSK; encoded by the coding sequence ATGAATAAAAAGAAAAAAATGAATGTAAAACGCCCAGATTTTTCTGAGCAATTGGCTAATTTAAAGGAAAAGTGTGGGCCTCTTATTGAAAAAGTTGCACCTTATTGGCAGCGATTACCTCAATTTCATCAAAAAGCATTACGCATTTTAGTTCCTGTTACCTTTGTTTTAATTTTATTACCAAGTGGTGCTGAGGAAGAGGTAGAGAGTATTCAGCCTACCGTGATCCCTGCGCCTGAAATGCAGAGACAAAGTGTCAGCTTAAACCTTGAAGGGTTAAGTGAACAAGAGGCATCATCAAATCGTAATCAAAGAGAAACAACGATTAATAGAGAAGAAAAAGTACCAACTCAAACAGCCTCTATTGAAAAAGAAACAATGGCCGTTGAAGCTAAATGGCACGATTATCAAATTCAAGAAGGCGATACCCTTTATCAGGTATTTAGAAAAAATAATCTGCCATTAACTGAATTAAATAAAGTGGTGAAAATTGAAGGTGCAGATAAACCATTAAGTAATATTAAGAAAGGTCAACTGTTTCGCTTTAAACTCAATCAACAAGGCGATCTAGATATCGTACAAATAGAACGTGATGGTCAAGCGATCATGTACTTTAGAATGTCCGATGGTAGTTTTGGACGCAGTAAATAA
- a CDS encoding DMT family transporter yields the protein MTPTHLAIILLILGNLLASLSDVAVKVLDGGVSPFQYIFLRQLISLALLFPFWFHQTSTLRYLSNPKVTLIRAHVLLIGSGCMVVSITYLTLATANAVFYTAPLLMIPLSILLLNEKPSTKKIFQTIVGFLGALIILRPSQFHWAAIFALGTATTLALYNILVRKIPNDQSVITTLFWTTLLSLPVSGGLAWLYWQPLYYHDVLWIALSATFIISYNGLATIAYKKAPATQISLAEYSGLIFVVIFGVIWFDEIPDILTAVGIALIVIPIMPKTWLKNIRGRS from the coding sequence ATGACGCCCACTCATTTAGCTATTATCTTATTGATATTGGGAAATTTACTTGCTTCACTTTCTGATGTTGCAGTTAAAGTCTTAGATGGTGGAGTTTCGCCTTTTCAATATATATTTCTGCGTCAATTGATCTCACTCGCTCTTCTGTTTCCTTTTTGGTTTCATCAAACATCAACACTAAGATACTTAAGTAATCCTAAAGTAACGCTAATACGAGCTCATGTTCTTTTAATTGGTAGTGGTTGTATGGTGGTATCAATCACCTACTTAACTTTAGCGACTGCCAATGCTGTTTTTTATACTGCACCATTGTTAATGATCCCGCTTTCAATACTCTTGCTTAATGAAAAGCCATCGACAAAGAAAATATTTCAAACCATAGTCGGGTTTTTAGGGGCTCTTATTATTCTTCGTCCTTCTCAATTCCACTGGGCTGCTATTTTTGCTTTAGGAACTGCAACAACCCTAGCGTTATATAATATTTTGGTAAGAAAAATTCCTAACGATCAATCTGTCATCACCACACTGTTTTGGACGACATTATTATCCTTACCGGTTTCAGGCGGTTTAGCTTGGCTTTATTGGCAACCATTGTATTATCATGACGTTCTTTGGATTGCTCTGAGCGCAACTTTTATTATTAGTTATAATGGGTTAGCGACCATTGCATACAAAAAAGCTCCTGCTACTCAGATTTCTTTGGCTGAATATTCAGGATTAATTTTTGTGGTTATATTTGGTGTGATTTGGTTTGACGAGATCCCAGACATATTAACAGCAGTGGGAATTGCATTGATTGTCATTCCTATTATGCCTAAAACGTGGTTAAAGAACATAAGAGGAAGATCGTAA
- a CDS encoding GNAT family N-acetyltransferase, protein MIHWQKIPFTELTTSQLYELLRLRVDVFVVEQTCPYPELDGKDCQDGVYHLIGTKDNEIIACARLLPAGTSYINVSIGRVATKGTARGDGLGHKLLSQALACCEELWPGETIDIGAQEHLTHFYQKHGFQVISDMYLEDDIPHVDMRLEK, encoded by the coding sequence ATGATCCATTGGCAAAAAATACCATTTACCGAATTAACCACCTCTCAACTCTATGAATTACTCCGTTTAAGAGTCGATGTTTTTGTTGTAGAACAAACCTGCCCTTACCCAGAACTTGATGGCAAAGATTGCCAAGATGGGGTTTATCATTTAATTGGCACTAAAGATAATGAAATTATAGCCTGCGCTCGATTGCTGCCAGCTGGTACCAGTTATATCAATGTCAGTATTGGACGAGTTGCAACCAAAGGCACTGCAAGAGGTGATGGTTTAGGACATAAACTGCTATCACAAGCTTTAGCGTGTTGTGAAGAATTATGGCCAGGAGAGACGATTGATATTGGTGCTCAAGAACATCTAACTCACTTTTATCAAAAACATGGCTTTCAGGTAATTTCTGATATGTATCTTGAGGATGATATTCCCCATGTTGATATGCGTTTAGAAAAATAA
- a CDS encoding Crp/Fnr family transcriptional regulator — protein sequence MNDLFTTQLESHGFTPHEISQIVKLSKLKTLPAKSILIKQNNVANEFYFLIDGFCRSCYLTEQGKQFSKEFYWKGDWVVGFEELLDQTSSPYSLETITQTTLITLPIAQLNQWRKNANPLYIKLLETQLLYKERKERFMLLHSPQARYEVFCQNYPELLAQLNDYQVAAYLGITHISLSRIKNRIKKLT from the coding sequence ATGAATGATCTTTTTACCACTCAACTGGAATCACACGGGTTTACTCCCCATGAAATATCTCAAATAGTTAAGTTAAGTAAGCTAAAAACTCTTCCTGCTAAGTCTATACTTATCAAACAAAATAACGTTGCTAATGAATTCTATTTTCTTATTGATGGGTTTTGTCGTTCTTGTTATCTCACCGAACAAGGCAAGCAATTTAGTAAAGAATTTTATTGGAAAGGAGATTGGGTTGTTGGATTTGAAGAATTATTAGACCAAACCTCATCTCCCTATTCTCTTGAAACCATTACTCAAACAACATTAATTACATTACCTATCGCTCAACTGAATCAATGGCGAAAAAATGCAAACCCTCTTTATATCAAATTATTAGAAACACAACTTTTGTATAAAGAAAGAAAAGAGCGTTTTATGTTATTACACTCACCTCAAGCTCGTTACGAGGTTTTCTGTCAAAATTATCCAGAACTATTAGCCCAACTCAACGATTACCAAGTTGCCGCTTACCTTGGCATAACTCATATCAGCTTAAGTCGAATAAAAAACAGAATTAAAAAGTTAACATAA
- a CDS encoding bifunctional 2',3'-cyclic-nucleotide 2'-phosphodiesterase/3'-nucleotidase translates to MNLSAKPVSIAVLAGLGLLTLSGCSPTVTDTDEVINLRVVETTDIHTNLMDYDYYKDKPTQKIGLARTATLVKEARAEVTNSVLVDNGDLLQGSPMGDYMADKGIEAGEVHPAYKAMNQLDYDAGNIGNHEFNYGLEFLAESINDADFPYISANVYDAKTKEHYFKPYIIKTHKLKDTAGVEHEIKVGYIGFVPPQIMVWDKKNLEGKVFARDIKETAEELVPQMKAEGADVIVAIPHSGVSTNPYKQGEENSTYYLSEVDGIDAIAFGHSHAVFPGKGFDNLQGIDNENGTINGVAAVMPGRWGSHVGVMDLTLEQKDGKWSVVKGQSEARPIFDKTNQKSLADADKGIVQALEADHKGTRDFVNQPIGKADDVMYSFLALVQDDPTVQIVNLAQKDYVERFIQGDPDLDGTPVLSAAAPFKAGGRGNDPTNFTEVESGQLTFRNAADLYLYPNTLVAMKVTGKEVKEWLECSAGQFKQIDINSTAPQQLIDWDGFRTYNFDVIDGVNYQIDITQPAKYDGDCNLINEGSERIIGLTYQGKPIDAKQDFLIATNNYRAYSNKFPGTGADFIAFDSPDENRTILANYISRVSKEAGQVQPSADNNWSFAPIKNGEKLDIRFETSPSEKATQFIKDKGQYPMKRVATDDVGFAVYQLNLAK, encoded by the coding sequence ATGAACCTCTCAGCAAAACCTGTTTCAATTGCAGTATTAGCTGGCCTAGGTCTACTTACCCTTTCAGGTTGTAGCCCAACAGTTACCGATACCGATGAAGTTATTAATCTACGAGTGGTAGAAACAACAGACATCCATACTAACCTTATGGATTATGACTACTATAAAGATAAGCCGACTCAAAAAATTGGTTTAGCTCGTACAGCAACATTGGTAAAAGAAGCTCGTGCTGAAGTAACAAACAGTGTTTTAGTTGATAATGGTGATTTATTGCAAGGTAGTCCAATGGGTGACTACATGGCAGATAAAGGCATTGAAGCTGGTGAAGTTCACCCTGCATATAAAGCGATGAATCAATTAGATTACGATGCAGGTAACATTGGTAACCACGAATTTAACTACGGTTTAGAGTTTTTAGCAGAATCAATTAATGATGCTGATTTCCCATACATCAGTGCTAACGTTTATGATGCAAAAACAAAAGAGCATTATTTCAAACCATACATCATTAAAACTCATAAACTAAAAGATACAGCAGGTGTAGAGCACGAAATCAAAGTTGGCTACATCGGATTTGTTCCACCACAAATCATGGTATGGGATAAAAAGAATCTTGAAGGTAAAGTTTTTGCTCGTGACATAAAAGAAACAGCAGAAGAATTAGTACCTCAAATGAAAGCAGAAGGTGCTGATGTTATCGTTGCAATTCCTCACTCTGGCGTATCAACAAATCCATACAAACAAGGTGAAGAAAACTCAACCTACTACCTTTCTGAAGTAGACGGTATTGATGCTATTGCCTTTGGTCACTCACATGCGGTTTTCCCAGGAAAAGGATTCGATAACCTGCAAGGTATTGATAACGAAAACGGTACAATTAACGGCGTTGCTGCTGTTATGCCTGGCCGCTGGGGTAGCCATGTTGGTGTAATGGATTTAACTCTTGAGCAAAAAGATGGCAAATGGAGTGTAGTAAAAGGTCAATCAGAAGCTCGCCCTATTTTTGATAAAACAAATCAGAAATCACTGGCTGACGCTGATAAAGGCATCGTACAAGCTTTAGAAGCTGATCATAAAGGCACGCGTGATTTCGTTAACCAGCCAATTGGTAAAGCTGATGATGTTATGTATAGCTTCTTAGCTTTAGTTCAAGATGATCCTACCGTTCAAATCGTTAACCTTGCACAAAAAGATTACGTTGAACGCTTCATTCAAGGCGACCCTGATTTAGATGGTACTCCAGTACTTTCTGCGGCAGCGCCATTCAAAGCTGGCGGTCGTGGAAATGATCCAACAAACTTCACAGAAGTTGAATCAGGCCAATTGACGTTCCGTAATGCGGCTGATTTATACCTATACCCGAATACCTTAGTTGCAATGAAAGTAACAGGTAAAGAAGTAAAAGAATGGCTTGAATGCTCTGCTGGTCAATTTAAACAAATCGACATCAACAGTACTGCACCTCAACAGTTAATTGATTGGGATGGTTTCCGTACGTATAACTTTGATGTCATTGATGGTGTTAACTACCAAATTGACATTACTCAACCAGCAAAATATGACGGTGACTGTAATTTAATTAATGAAGGTTCTGAGCGTATCATCGGTTTAACATACCAAGGCAAACCAATTGATGCGAAGCAAGACTTCCTTATCGCAACTAATAACTACCGAGCTTACAGCAATAAGTTCCCAGGCACGGGTGCTGATTTCATCGCTTTTGATTCCCCAGATGAAAACCGTACCATTCTTGCTAACTACATTTCTCGAGTTAGTAAAGAGGCAGGTCAAGTTCAACCATCAGCTGATAATAACTGGTCTTTCGCACCAATAAAAAATGGCGAAAAACTGGATATTCGCTTTGAAACATCACCAAGCGAAAAAGCAACTCAGTTTATTAAAGATAAAGGTCAATACCCAATGAAACGTGTTGCGACTGATGATGTTGGTTTTGCTGTATATCAACTTAACTTAGCAAAATAA
- the cysD gene encoding sulfate adenylyltransferase subunit CysD, giving the protein MDAKRLTHLQQLEAESIHIIREVAAEFDNPVMMYSIGKDSSVMLHLARKAFYPGKIPFPLLHVDTDWKFKEMIEFRDKTAEKYGFDLLVHKNPEGLEMGINPFVHGSSKHTDIMKTQGLKQALNKYGFDAAFGGARRDEEKSRAKERVYSFRDKNHTWDPKNQRPELWNTYNGQVNKGESIRVFPLSNWTELDIWQYIYLENIEIVPLYLSEKRPVVERDGMLIMVDDERLKLEEGEEIQHKDIRFRTLGCYPLTGAVESKANTLPEIIEEMLVATSSERQGRAIDHDSSGSMELKKRQGYF; this is encoded by the coding sequence ATGGACGCAAAACGATTGACCCACCTTCAGCAACTAGAAGCGGAGAGTATTCATATTATTCGCGAAGTGGCAGCTGAATTTGATAACCCTGTAATGATGTACTCGATTGGTAAAGATTCATCAGTGATGCTGCATTTAGCTCGTAAAGCATTTTATCCAGGAAAGATCCCATTCCCACTTCTTCATGTTGATACCGATTGGAAATTCAAAGAGATGATTGAATTTCGTGATAAAACAGCAGAAAAATACGGCTTTGACCTATTAGTACACAAAAACCCTGAAGGGTTAGAAATGGGCATTAATCCGTTTGTGCATGGTTCATCAAAACACACCGATATCATGAAAACACAAGGTTTGAAGCAAGCATTAAATAAATACGGATTTGATGCTGCTTTTGGTGGAGCTCGTCGTGATGAAGAAAAGTCACGTGCCAAAGAACGTGTTTATTCATTTAGAGATAAAAACCATACATGGGATCCGAAAAATCAACGCCCTGAGTTATGGAATACGTATAACGGACAAGTAAATAAAGGGGAAAGCATTCGAGTATTCCCGCTTTCAAATTGGACTGAACTGGACATTTGGCAATACATCTATTTAGAAAATATTGAAATTGTTCCTCTGTATTTATCAGAGAAACGCCCAGTAGTTGAGCGTGATGGCATGTTGATCATGGTAGACGATGAGCGCTTAAAACTGGAAGAAGGTGAAGAGATCCAACATAAAGATATTCGTTTTAGAACTCTAGGTTGTTATCCATTAACAGGCGCGGTGGAATCAAAAGCGAATACATTGCCTGAAATTATTGAAGAGATGTTAGTTGCGACCTCAAGTGAGCGTCAAGGACGAGCGATAGATCATGATTCATCTGGCTCCATGGAGCTCAAGAAGCGTCAAGGTTACTTTTAA
- the cysN gene encoding sulfate adenylyltransferase subunit CysN, with product MNSAVEQQLAELGIEAYLKEHQYKSLLRFLTCGSVDDGKSTLIGRLLHDSKQIYADQLDAVHADSQRVGTTGERPDLALLVDGLQAEREQGITIDVAYRYFSTQKRKFIIADTPGHEQYTRNMATGASTCNVAVILIDARKGVLDQTRRHSYIANLLGIRHFIVAVNKMDLVEYSQSRFEEIKEEYLAFSKKLNNPNLDISILPLSALEGDNVVNPSEALSWYQGDPLLEVLESVDIDADKGNGEFRFPVQYVNRPNLDFRGFAGTVSSGGISVGDEIVALPSGKKSKVARIVTFDGDLTSAQAGQAVTLTLEDEIDISRGDLLVKSQSNLQATDQFKAEIVWMTEKGLEPGRQYDIKIAGKKTVGQIDAIHHQVNINSLEKFDTQDLPLNGIGLCDVSLTETVSLDRYQDCADTGGFIFIDRLTNVTVGAGMIQNLSDLSETKPINDNISAFEIELNALIRKHFPHWETQDISKLLG from the coding sequence ATGAATAGTGCAGTAGAGCAACAATTGGCAGAGCTTGGTATTGAAGCTTATTTAAAAGAACATCAATACAAATCATTACTTCGATTTTTAACGTGTGGATCAGTAGATGATGGTAAAAGTACCCTCATAGGCCGATTACTCCATGATTCAAAACAAATCTATGCAGATCAACTAGATGCAGTTCATGCTGACAGTCAACGAGTGGGTACTACGGGTGAGCGTCCAGACTTGGCTTTATTGGTTGATGGTCTGCAAGCTGAGCGTGAGCAAGGTATTACGATTGATGTGGCATATCGTTACTTCTCAACTCAAAAACGTAAATTCATCATTGCAGATACGCCGGGACATGAGCAATACACTCGTAATATGGCTACGGGTGCATCAACCTGTAATGTCGCTGTGATTTTGATTGATGCTCGTAAAGGGGTGCTTGATCAAACTCGCCGTCACTCTTATATCGCGAACCTTCTTGGTATTCGTCATTTTATAGTAGCTGTGAATAAAATGGATTTAGTTGAATATTCTCAATCTCGTTTTGAAGAGATTAAAGAGGAATACTTAGCTTTTTCTAAGAAATTGAATAATCCAAATTTAGATATTTCTATTTTACCTTTATCTGCATTAGAAGGAGATAACGTAGTAAACCCAAGCGAGGCATTATCTTGGTATCAAGGTGATCCATTATTAGAAGTACTTGAAAGTGTGGATATTGATGCAGATAAAGGCAATGGTGAGTTTAGATTCCCTGTGCAATACGTTAATCGTCCAAACTTAGATTTTCGTGGTTTTGCTGGAACGGTCTCTTCTGGCGGAATTTCTGTTGGTGATGAAATTGTGGCTTTACCATCAGGTAAAAAATCGAAAGTCGCTCGTATTGTTACCTTTGATGGTGATTTAACATCAGCTCAAGCAGGCCAAGCGGTAACGCTAACACTTGAGGATGAAATTGATATTAGTCGTGGTGACTTGTTAGTTAAATCACAATCGAACTTGCAAGCCACGGATCAGTTTAAAGCAGAGATTGTATGGATGACGGAAAAAGGATTAGAACCGGGTCGTCAATACGATATTAAAATTGCAGGTAAGAAAACCGTGGGGCAAATTGATGCTATTCACCATCAAGTGAATATCAACAGTCTAGAAAAGTTTGATACTCAAGATCTGCCGCTGAATGGTATTGGTTTATGTGATGTATCGTTAACGGAAACCGTGAGTTTAGATCGCTATCAAGATTGTGCAGATACTGGTGGATTTATTTTTATTGACCGCTTAACTAATGTAACGGTAGGGGCTGGGATGATCCAAAACCTATCTGATTTGAGTGAGACTAAGCCAATTAATGACAATATCAGTGCGTTTGAAATTGAGCTAAATGCGTTAATTCGTAAGCACTTCCCACACTGGGAAACCCAAGATATTTCTAAGCTATTAGGCTAA